In Stutzerimonas stutzeri, a genomic segment contains:
- a CDS encoding polyamine ABC transporter substrate-binding protein → MKPFAKTLLAVTLAGAVASAAQAQEKVLHVFNWSDYIAEDTLENFTKETGIKVVYDVFDSNEVLEAKLLAGSSGYDIVVPSNPFLAKQIKAGVFQKLDKSKLPNWENLDKDLLKALQPSDPDNQYAVPYMWGTIGIGYNAEKVKAALGEDAPVDSWDLVFKPENMEKLKACGVSFLDSPTEILPAALHYLGYKPDTTKSDELKKAEDLFMQIRPNVAYFHSSKYISDLANGNVCVAIGYSGDIYQAKARAEEAGGKVKVSYNIPKEGAGTFFDMLAVPADAKNVDNAHVFLNYLMKPDVMASITDYVQFPNGNAAATPLVDEAIRTDPGIYPSKAVLQKLYTFPDLDPKTQRTMTRSWTKIKSGR, encoded by the coding sequence ATGAAACCCTTTGCCAAAACCCTACTTGCGGTGACGCTGGCCGGCGCGGTTGCTAGCGCTGCACAAGCTCAGGAAAAAGTGCTGCATGTTTTCAACTGGTCCGATTACATCGCCGAAGACACGCTGGAAAACTTCACCAAGGAAACCGGTATTAAGGTTGTCTACGACGTTTTCGATAGCAACGAGGTGCTGGAAGCCAAATTGCTCGCCGGCAGTTCTGGCTATGACATCGTCGTGCCCTCCAACCCATTCCTGGCCAAGCAAATCAAGGCTGGTGTGTTCCAGAAGCTCGACAAGAGCAAACTGCCGAATTGGGAGAACCTCGATAAGGACCTGCTGAAGGCGCTGCAGCCTAGTGATCCGGACAACCAGTACGCGGTGCCCTACATGTGGGGCACGATCGGCATCGGGTATAACGCGGAAAAGGTCAAGGCAGCACTTGGTGAAGACGCACCGGTCGACTCCTGGGATCTGGTGTTCAAGCCAGAGAATATGGAGAAGCTGAAGGCGTGCGGTGTCTCCTTCCTCGATTCGCCGACCGAAATCCTTCCGGCGGCGCTGCACTATTTAGGTTATAAGCCTGACACCACCAAGTCTGACGAACTGAAGAAGGCCGAAGATCTGTTCATGCAGATCCGTCCGAACGTGGCTTACTTCCATTCCTCGAAGTACATCTCAGACCTGGCCAACGGCAACGTCTGCGTCGCCATCGGCTATTCCGGTGACATCTATCAGGCCAAGGCGCGTGCTGAAGAAGCGGGTGGCAAGGTCAAGGTCAGCTATAACATTCCGAAGGAAGGCGCTGGCACCTTCTTTGACATGCTGGCCGTCCCGGCCGATGCGAAGAACGTCGACAATGCGCACGTATTCCTCAACTACCTGATGAAGCCCGACGTGATGGCCTCCATTACGGACTACGTCCAATTCCCCAACGGGAACGCAGCGGCGACCCCGCTGGTTGACGAGGCAATCCGCACGGACCCGGGCATCTACCCGAGCAAGGCTGTCCTGCAGAAGCTCTACACTTTCCCGGACCTGGACCCGAAGACCCAGCGGACCATGACCCGCAGCTGGACCAAGATCAAATCCGGCCGTTGA
- a CDS encoding aspartate aminotransferase family protein, translated as MSDSQTLQWQALSRDHHLPPFTDFKALNAKGTRIITRGEGVHLWDSEGHKILDAMAGLWCVNLGYGREELVEAATRQMRELPYYNLFFQTAHPPALALAKAIAEIAPEGMNHVFFTGSGSEANDTVLRMVRHYWAIKGQPQKKVVIGRWNGYHGSTIAGASLGGMKAMHEQSDGPIPGIEHIDQPYWFGEGGDLDPEEFGVRVAEQLERKILEVGEDKVAAFIAEPIQGAGGVIIPPDSYWPKIREILARYEILFIADEVICGFGRTGEWFGSDYYGNAPDLMPIAKGLTSGYLPMGGVVVRDEVVHTLNEGGEFYHGFTYSGHPVAAAVALENIRIMREEKIVEQVKTKTAPYLQSRWRELVEHPLVGEARGVGMLGALELVKNKKTRERFADPGVGMLCREHCFRNGLVMRAVGDTMIISPPLVINEEQIDELIDKVRLCLDATAKDALR; from the coding sequence ATGAGTGATTCGCAAACCCTGCAATGGCAAGCCCTGAGCCGCGACCACCACCTCCCGCCATTCACCGACTTCAAGGCGCTGAATGCCAAGGGCACGCGCATCATTACTCGTGGCGAAGGTGTGCACCTCTGGGACAGCGAAGGCCACAAGATTCTCGATGCCATGGCCGGGCTCTGGTGCGTCAACCTCGGCTACGGTCGCGAAGAGCTGGTCGAGGCGGCAACCCGCCAGATGCGCGAACTGCCTTACTACAATCTGTTCTTCCAGACCGCCCACCCCCCAGCACTGGCCCTGGCCAAGGCCATCGCCGAGATTGCACCAGAAGGCATGAACCATGTGTTCTTCACCGGGTCGGGCTCGGAAGCCAACGACACCGTGCTGCGCATGGTGCGTCATTACTGGGCGATCAAGGGCCAGCCGCAAAAGAAGGTGGTCATCGGTCGCTGGAACGGCTATCACGGTTCGACCATCGCTGGCGCCAGCCTCGGCGGCATGAAAGCCATGCACGAGCAGAGCGATGGACCCATTCCAGGGATCGAGCACATCGATCAACCCTACTGGTTCGGCGAGGGCGGGGACCTCGATCCGGAGGAGTTCGGCGTGCGGGTCGCCGAGCAGCTGGAGCGGAAGATTCTCGAAGTCGGCGAAGACAAGGTCGCTGCCTTTATCGCGGAGCCGATCCAGGGCGCTGGCGGCGTAATCATTCCGCCAGACAGCTACTGGCCGAAGATCCGCGAGATCCTCGCCCGTTATGAGATTCTCTTTATCGCCGACGAGGTGATTTGCGGTTTCGGCCGCACCGGCGAATGGTTCGGCAGCGACTACTACGGCAACGCGCCGGACCTGATGCCGATCGCCAAGGGCCTGACATCAGGCTACCTGCCCATGGGCGGCGTGGTGGTGCGCGACGAAGTGGTGCATACGCTCAACGAAGGCGGCGAGTTCTACCATGGCTTCACCTACTCGGGACATCCGGTGGCCGCGGCGGTGGCGCTGGAAAACATTCGCATCATGCGTGAAGAAAAAATCGTCGAGCAGGTCAAGACGAAGACGGCACCCTATTTGCAGTCTCGTTGGCGTGAGCTGGTCGAACACCCGCTGGTTGGCGAGGCGCGTGGCGTCGGCATGCTCGGTGCGCTGGAGCTGGTGAAAAACAAGAAAACCCGTGAGCGTTTCGCTGATCCGGGCGTGGGCATGCTCTGCCGCGAGCATTGCTTCCGTAATGGGCTTGTGATGCGTGCGGTTGGAGACACCATGATCATTTCGCCGCCGCTGGTGATCAACGAAGAGCAGATCGATGAGCTGATCGACAAGGTTCGTCTGTGCCTGGATGCCACCGCGAAGGATGCATTGCGCTGA
- a CDS encoding glutamine synthetase family protein, whose translation MSSKLDQLTGWLKERKITEVECLISDLTGIARGKISPTNKFLDEKGMRLPESVLLQTVTGDYVEDDIYYELLDPADIDMFCRPDPDAVFLVPWAIEPTAQVIHDTYDKMGNPIEISPRNILKRVLKMYADKGWQPIVAPEMEFYLTKRCEDPDLPFQPPIGRSGRQETGRQSFSIDAANEFDPLFEDMYDWCEAQGLDLDTLIHEEGTAQMEINFRHGEALHLADQILVFKRTMREAALKHNVAATFMAKPMTGEPGSAMHLHQSVVDETGRNIFSNSDGTMSQLFLHHVGGLQKYIPELLPLFAPNVNSFRRFLPDTSAPVNVEWGEENRTVGLRVPDSDPQNRRVENRLPGADANPYLAIAASLLCGYIGMIEELPPSQPVKGRGYERRNLRLPLTLEAALERMESCRQLEKYLSPKFITGYVAVKRAEQENYHRVISSWEREFLMLSV comes from the coding sequence ATGTCCAGCAAGCTCGACCAGCTCACCGGCTGGCTGAAAGAACGCAAGATTACCGAGGTGGAATGCCTGATAAGCGATCTGACCGGTATCGCCCGCGGCAAGATTTCACCCACCAACAAGTTTCTCGACGAGAAGGGCATGCGCCTGCCGGAGAGCGTGCTGCTACAGACCGTGACCGGCGACTATGTTGAAGATGACATCTATTACGAACTGCTCGACCCGGCTGATATCGACATGTTCTGCCGGCCCGACCCGGATGCGGTGTTTCTGGTGCCGTGGGCCATCGAGCCCACCGCTCAGGTGATCCACGACACCTACGACAAGATGGGCAATCCCATCGAAATCTCGCCGCGCAACATCCTCAAGCGCGTACTGAAGATGTACGCCGACAAGGGCTGGCAGCCCATCGTCGCGCCGGAGATGGAGTTCTACCTGACCAAGCGCTGCGAAGACCCGGACCTGCCGTTTCAGCCGCCGATTGGCCGCTCGGGTCGCCAGGAGACTGGCCGGCAATCATTCTCCATCGACGCGGCCAACGAATTCGACCCCCTGTTCGAAGACATGTACGACTGGTGCGAGGCCCAAGGGCTGGATCTGGATACGCTGATCCACGAAGAAGGCACCGCCCAGATGGAGATTAACTTCCGTCATGGCGAGGCGTTGCACCTGGCCGACCAGATCCTGGTGTTCAAGCGCACCATGCGCGAGGCGGCGCTCAAGCACAACGTGGCCGCCACCTTCATGGCCAAGCCCATGACCGGCGAACCCGGCAGCGCCATGCACCTGCACCAGAGCGTGGTCGACGAGACCGGGCGTAACATCTTTTCCAACAGCGACGGCACCATGAGTCAACTGTTCCTGCATCACGTTGGCGGCTTGCAGAAATACATCCCTGAACTGCTGCCGTTGTTCGCGCCCAACGTCAATTCGTTCCGCCGCTTCCTGCCCGACACCTCGGCGCCGGTCAATGTCGAGTGGGGCGAAGAGAACCGTACCGTCGGCCTGCGCGTACCGGATTCCGACCCGCAGAATCGCCGCGTCGAGAATCGCCTGCCAGGGGCAGACGCCAATCCGTATCTGGCCATCGCCGCCAGTCTGCTATGCGGGTACATCGGCATGATTGAGGAGCTGCCGCCGAGCCAGCCGGTCAAAGGCCGAGGCTACGAACGCCGCAACCTGCGCCTGCCGCTGACTCTGGAGGCCGCGCTGGAACGGATGGAGAGCTGCCGGCAGCTGGAGAAATACCTGAGCCCGAAATTCATCACCGGCTACGTCGCGGTCAAGCGCGCCGAGCAGGAGAACTACCATCGGGTGATCAGTTCCTGGGAGCGGGAGTTCCTGATGCTCTCGGTTTGA
- a CDS encoding gamma-glutamyl-gamma-aminobutyrate hydrolase family protein, whose protein sequence is MPRVPLIGVSACTRQIGHHSFHIAGDKYLRAAAIAGMPLVIPALGDLIDPAAVLDSVDGLFFTGSPSNVEPHRYGGPASAEGTPHDPSRDQLTLPLIRAAVEAGIPVFGVCRGFQEMNVAFGGSLHQKVHEVGPYADHRERAEDPVEVQYGLSHPLHVQPGGLLERLGLPAQIEINSVHGQGVERLGAGLRIEGLAPDGLIEAFSVEGAQSFALGVQWHPEWKVHEHPYYLALFEGFARACQERAGRR, encoded by the coding sequence ATGCCTCGCGTGCCATTGATCGGCGTTTCGGCCTGTACCAGGCAGATCGGCCACCACAGTTTCCATATTGCCGGTGACAAATACCTGCGGGCGGCGGCTATAGCCGGGATGCCATTGGTCATCCCGGCGCTCGGCGACCTGATTGACCCCGCTGCTGTATTAGATAGCGTAGACGGCCTCTTCTTTACCGGCTCGCCTTCCAATGTCGAACCTCATCGGTATGGTGGCCCGGCCAGCGCCGAAGGCACGCCGCACGACCCCTCTCGAGATCAACTGACGCTACCGCTGATTCGTGCAGCGGTCGAAGCCGGCATCCCGGTGTTCGGGGTATGCCGTGGGTTTCAGGAAATGAACGTTGCCTTTGGCGGCAGCTTGCACCAGAAGGTCCACGAAGTCGGGCCCTACGCGGATCACCGTGAGCGCGCCGAAGACCCAGTCGAGGTTCAGTACGGCCTGAGCCATCCTCTGCACGTGCAACCGGGTGGGCTACTGGAGCGTCTTGGGCTGCCTGCGCAGATAGAGATCAACTCGGTGCATGGCCAGGGCGTCGAGCGGCTCGGCGCGGGGCTGCGTATCGAAGGTCTGGCGCCGGATGGCTTGATCGAGGCGTTTTCTGTCGAGGGCGCACAGAGCTTCGCTCTTGGTGTGCAGTGGCACCCGGAATGGAAGGTGCATGAACATCCTTATTACCTGGCGCTGTTCGAGGGATTTGCCCGCGCTTGCCAGGAACGCGCGGGACGGCGCTGA
- a CDS encoding glutamine synthetase family protein, with amino-acid sequence MLPPPRAVQLNEANAFLKEHPEVQYVDLLIADMNGVVRGKRIERASLHKVYEKGINLPASLFALDINGITVESTGLGMDIGDSDRTCFPIPNTLSNEPWQKRPTAQLLMTMHERDGSPFFADPREVLRQVVSKFDELGLTICAAFELEFYLIDQENVNGRPQPPRSPISGKRPHSTQVYLIDDLDEYVDCLQDVLEGAKEQGIPADAIVKESAPAQFEVNLHHVADPIKACDYAVLLKRLIKNIAYDHEMDSTFMAKPYPGQAGNGLHVHISLLDKNGNNIFATDNPLESETLRHAIGGIQQTMAASMAFLCPNVNSYRRFGAQFYVPNAPCWGLDNRTVALRVPTDSSDAVRIEHRVAGADANPYLLLASVLAGVHHGLTNKIAPDEPIEGNSYEQVEQSLPTNLRDALRELDDSEIMARYIDSTYIDIFVACKESELAEFEHSISDLEYNWYLHTV; translated from the coding sequence ATGCTTCCGCCGCCGCGTGCCGTTCAGCTCAACGAAGCGAACGCATTTCTCAAGGAACACCCGGAGGTCCAGTACGTCGACCTACTGATCGCAGACATGAACGGAGTCGTTCGTGGCAAGCGCATCGAACGCGCCAGCCTGCACAAGGTGTATGAAAAAGGTATCAACCTGCCGGCCTCGCTGTTCGCCCTCGACATCAATGGCATCACCGTAGAGAGCACAGGCCTGGGCATGGACATCGGTGATTCCGACCGGACCTGCTTCCCGATCCCCAATACTCTGAGTAACGAACCCTGGCAGAAGCGCCCGACCGCGCAACTGTTGATGACCATGCACGAACGCGATGGCTCGCCGTTTTTTGCCGACCCCCGCGAGGTGCTGCGCCAAGTGGTAAGCAAGTTCGACGAGCTGGGCCTGACCATCTGCGCCGCGTTCGAACTGGAGTTCTATCTGATCGATCAGGAGAACGTGAACGGCCGGCCACAACCGCCACGCTCGCCCATTTCCGGCAAGCGCCCGCATTCCACCCAGGTCTATCTGATCGATGACCTCGACGAATATGTCGACTGTCTGCAGGACGTCCTCGAAGGCGCCAAGGAACAGGGCATTCCCGCCGATGCCATCGTCAAGGAAAGCGCCCCGGCGCAGTTCGAAGTCAACCTTCATCATGTAGCCGATCCAATCAAGGCGTGTGATTACGCCGTGCTGCTCAAGCGCCTGATCAAGAACATCGCATACGACCATGAAATGGACAGTACCTTTATGGCCAAGCCCTACCCCGGCCAGGCCGGTAACGGGTTGCATGTGCACATCTCGCTGCTGGACAAGAACGGTAACAATATCTTCGCCACCGATAACCCGCTGGAAAGCGAAACGCTGCGCCACGCCATCGGCGGCATTCAGCAGACCATGGCGGCATCGATGGCCTTCCTCTGCCCCAACGTCAACTCTTACCGCCGTTTCGGTGCTCAGTTCTATGTGCCCAACGCACCGTGCTGGGGCTTGGACAACCGAACCGTGGCGCTGCGCGTGCCCACTGACAGCTCGGATGCCGTGCGCATCGAGCATCGGGTAGCCGGCGCTGACGCCAATCCCTACCTGCTGCTAGCTAGCGTGCTAGCTGGGGTTCACCACGGCTTGACCAACAAGATCGCCCCGGACGAGCCTATCGAGGGCAACTCCTACGAGCAGGTCGAGCAGAGCCTGCCGACCAACCTGCGCGATGCCCTGCGCGAGTTGGACGACAGCGAGATCATGGCCCGCTATATCGACTCCACCTACATCGACATCTTTGTCGCCTGCAAGGAGAGCGAGCTGGCCGAGTTCGAGCATTCGATCTCCGACTTGGAATACAACTGGTATCTGCACACCGTCTGA
- a CDS encoding VOC family protein → MKIKRIVANVTVADPAVAHAFYKDVLGLELAMDHGWIRTYTSPENMTAQVSFASQGGSDTAVPDLSIEVDDLSDALRRVQDAGMALEYGPATEPWGVRRFYVRDPMGKLINILQHL, encoded by the coding sequence TTGAAGATCAAACGCATCGTGGCCAACGTTACGGTCGCCGATCCGGCTGTTGCGCACGCATTCTACAAAGACGTTCTGGGGCTCGAGCTGGCTATGGATCATGGCTGGATTCGTACTTATACGAGTCCGGAGAACATGACCGCGCAGGTCAGCTTCGCAAGCCAAGGCGGCTCCGATACGGCTGTCCCGGATCTTTCCATAGAGGTGGATGACTTATCTGACGCTCTGCGTCGTGTTCAGGACGCAGGCATGGCGTTGGAGTACGGTCCGGCCACCGAACCCTGGGGTGTTCGGCGCTTCTACGTCAGGGATCCCATGGGCAAGTTGATCAATATCCTGCAGCACCTGTAA
- a CDS encoding DinB family protein, with protein MSLKEHFELLASYNQWMNSKIYEAAGQLGADELAKDRRAFFGSILGTLNHILIADIIWLKRFATPPCGLTSLREIVELPDPSSLDQMLFEDFAALSEQRFWLDRQICNWINELSEDDLDLVLSYHNTKGVPGNKRLSSLALHFFNHQTHHRGQVTTLLSQVGKSIEVTDLLVLIPEEDPI; from the coding sequence ATGAGCTTGAAAGAACACTTCGAATTGCTGGCTTCCTACAACCAATGGATGAATTCGAAAATTTATGAGGCTGCGGGTCAGCTAGGCGCAGATGAACTGGCCAAGGACCGTCGAGCCTTTTTTGGCTCGATTCTGGGCACGCTGAACCACATTCTCATTGCCGATATCATTTGGCTTAAACGGTTTGCTACACCTCCGTGCGGCCTGACTTCGTTGCGTGAAATAGTCGAGCTTCCAGACCCGAGTAGCCTGGATCAGATGCTTTTTGAAGATTTCGCCGCCCTGTCTGAGCAGAGGTTCTGGTTGGATCGCCAGATCTGCAATTGGATAAATGAGCTATCCGAAGATGATCTGGATCTCGTCCTCAGCTACCACAACACCAAAGGGGTTCCTGGCAATAAACGCCTTTCGAGCTTGGCGCTTCACTTCTTCAATCATCAGACTCACCATCGCGGTCAGGTCACTACTCTGCTATCTCAGGTTGGTAAGAGTATTGAAGTTACAGACCTTCTGGTGCTGATTCCTGAAGAAGATCCTATATAA
- a CDS encoding TetR/AcrR family transcriptional regulator produces the protein MSTAIPAPRVPPGRKPRASSQARIAQILAAARELLAEAGVAGLSIYSVAERAAIPPSSVYHFFASVPALLNALTADVHAAFRASLEQPVDHHALDSWQDLSRLIERRMLMIYEGDAAARQLILAQHGLTEVTQADRQHDIELGELMQVLFERHFHLPPLPGDITVFALALELGDRVYARSMHEHGLITKRMAEEGMRVFDAYLGLYLPPFLPKRDQLDK, from the coding sequence ATGAGCACAGCCATCCCCGCCCCACGCGTTCCTCCCGGCCGCAAGCCTCGCGCCAGCAGTCAGGCGCGGATCGCACAGATACTGGCCGCCGCCCGCGAATTGCTCGCCGAAGCGGGCGTGGCCGGGCTGTCGATCTACAGCGTGGCGGAGCGGGCGGCGATTCCGCCCTCCTCGGTCTATCACTTCTTCGCCAGCGTGCCGGCGCTGCTCAATGCGCTTACGGCCGACGTGCATGCAGCCTTCCGCGCCAGCCTCGAGCAGCCCGTCGATCATCACGCGTTGGATAGCTGGCAAGACCTGTCCCGGCTGATCGAACGTCGCATGCTGATGATCTACGAGGGGGATGCCGCGGCCCGTCAGCTGATCCTCGCACAGCACGGCCTGACCGAAGTCACCCAGGCGGACCGCCAGCACGACATCGAACTCGGCGAACTGATGCAGGTCCTTTTTGAACGGCATTTCCATCTACCGCCACTGCCCGGCGACATCACGGTGTTCGCCCTCGCATTGGAACTTGGCGACCGGGTGTATGCGCGGTCCATGCATGAGCACGGTCTGATTACGAAGCGAATGGCGGAAGAAGGCATGCGGGTATTCGATGCGTACCTGGGCCTGTATCTCCCGCCTTTCTTGCCCAAACGTGACCAATTGGACAAATAG
- the aguB gene encoding N-carbamoylputrescine amidase yields MSRTVTVAATQMACSWDRQANIANAEKLVREAAAKGAQVILIQELFETPYFCQKPNPQYLQLATSVEENPAIQHFCKIAAELQVVLPISFFEVAGRARFNSIAIIDADGKVLGVYRKSHIPDGPGYHEKYYFNPGDTGFKVWNTRYAKIGVAICWDQWFPETARSMALMGAELLFYPTAIGSEPHDPNITSRDHWQRVQQGHAGANLMPLIASNRIGQEEQDGYDITFYGSSFIADQFGAKVEEMDETSEGVLVHQFDLDQLEHIRSAWGVFRDRRPNLYSPIKTLDGSLES; encoded by the coding sequence ATGTCCCGCACCGTCACCGTCGCCGCAACCCAGATGGCCTGCTCCTGGGATCGCCAAGCCAACATTGCCAATGCCGAGAAGCTGGTCCGCGAAGCGGCCGCCAAGGGCGCGCAGGTGATCCTGATCCAGGAACTGTTCGAGACGCCCTACTTCTGCCAGAAGCCAAACCCGCAATACCTGCAGCTGGCCACTTCGGTGGAGGAGAACCCGGCGATCCAGCATTTCTGCAAGATCGCCGCCGAGCTGCAGGTGGTGCTGCCGATCAGCTTCTTCGAGGTCGCTGGCCGTGCGCGATTCAATTCGATCGCCATCATCGATGCCGATGGCAAGGTGCTCGGCGTTTATCGCAAGAGCCACATCCCGGACGGCCCCGGATATCACGAGAAGTACTACTTCAACCCGGGCGACACCGGCTTCAAGGTCTGGAACACCCGCTACGCCAAGATCGGCGTGGCCATCTGCTGGGACCAGTGGTTCCCCGAAACCGCGCGCAGCATGGCGCTGATGGGCGCCGAGCTGCTGTTCTACCCCACCGCCATTGGCAGCGAGCCGCATGACCCCAATATCACCTCGCGTGATCACTGGCAGCGCGTCCAGCAGGGCCATGCCGGTGCCAACCTGATGCCGTTGATCGCCAGCAACCGCATCGGCCAGGAAGAACAGGACGGCTACGACATCACCTTCTACGGCTCCTCGTTCATCGCCGACCAGTTCGGCGCCAAGGTTGAGGAAATGGACGAGACCAGCGAAGGCGTGCTGGTGCATCAGTTCGATCTCGATCAGCTGGAGCACATCCGCAGTGCCTGGGGCGTGTTCCGGGACCGCCGGCCGAATCTGTACAGCCCAATCAAAACGCTCGACGGCTCGCTGGAGTCCTGA
- the aguA gene encoding agmatine deiminase yields MTTLTTTPRADDYHMPAEWAPHSQTWMVWPQRPDNWRDQGTPAQAAFTAVAKAIARFEPVTVCVTAEQYVTAREQLDDPRIRLVEISSDDAWVRDTGPTFVINGKGGLRGVDWTFNAWGGLEGGLYEDWQRDDEVARKILEIERCERYRVEGFVLEGGSIHVDGEGTLITTEECLLNRNRNPHLSREKIEAVLADYLAIDKVIWLPHGLYNDETDGHVDNFCCFVRPGEVLLAWTDDRDNPNYERCQAAMRVLEQARDAWDRPLTVHKMPIPGPLHATEQECAGIVPLVGTQPRDPSIRLAGSYVNFLIVNGGIIAPSFGDPLDKEAKTILARLFPDHEVVMVPGREILLGGGNIHCITQQQPLPAQRRQGANQPRPSTVKPRGLSQPVQPS; encoded by the coding sequence ATGACCACATTGACCACGACCCCGCGCGCCGACGACTACCACATGCCTGCCGAATGGGCGCCACACAGCCAGACCTGGATGGTCTGGCCGCAGCGTCCGGACAACTGGCGCGACCAGGGCACACCGGCGCAGGCGGCTTTTACCGCGGTGGCCAAGGCCATCGCGCGCTTCGAGCCGGTCACTGTCTGCGTCACCGCCGAGCAATACGTGACCGCGCGGGAGCAACTGGACGACCCACGCATCCGGCTGGTGGAGATCAGCAGCGACGACGCCTGGGTGCGCGACACGGGCCCGACCTTCGTGATCAACGGCAAAGGCGGCCTACGGGGTGTCGACTGGACATTCAATGCCTGGGGCGGGCTGGAGGGCGGCCTGTATGAAGACTGGCAGCGCGACGATGAGGTGGCGCGCAAGATCCTTGAGATCGAGCGCTGCGAACGCTACCGCGTCGAGGGTTTCGTGCTCGAAGGCGGCTCGATTCACGTCGACGGCGAAGGCACCCTGATCACCACCGAGGAGTGTCTGCTCAACCGCAACCGCAACCCGCACCTGTCCCGCGAGAAGATCGAAGCGGTTCTCGCCGATTATTTGGCGATCGACAAGGTCATCTGGTTGCCGCACGGCCTGTACAACGACGAAACCGACGGTCATGTGGATAATTTCTGCTGCTTCGTCCGTCCCGGGGAAGTGCTGCTGGCCTGGACCGATGATCGCGACAACCCCAACTACGAGCGTTGCCAGGCCGCCATGCGCGTGCTGGAGCAGGCACGGGATGCGTGGGATCGTCCGCTGACCGTACACAAGATGCCGATTCCCGGCCCGCTACACGCTACCGAGCAGGAATGCGCTGGCATCGTACCGCTGGTCGGCACACAGCCGCGTGATCCGTCGATCCGATTGGCGGGCAGCTATGTGAATTTTCTGATCGTCAACGGCGGAATCATCGCCCCGTCGTTCGGCGATCCGCTGGACAAGGAAGCGAAAACCATCCTGGCTCGACTGTTCCCCGATCACGAGGTGGTGATGGTGCCGGGCCGTGAGATTCTGCTCGGCGGCGGCAATATCCACTGCATCACCCAGCAGCAGCCGCTGCCGGCTCAGCGCCGCCAAGGGGCGAACCAACCCAGGCCATCCACGGTCAAGCCGCGCGGGTTGTCGCAGCCGGTTCAGCCATCGTAG
- a CDS encoding GGDEF domain-containing protein, with protein sequence MNLVNQRSEAGGGILPPTEAQTLLALMHARAEVERLSEREQLFSTLMGAVNAVLWAFDWQAQQMIYVSPAYEQVFGRSAALLLADFDEWRNSIYPDDSEYAQQSMLDVLDKGSVEGREYRIIRADGQLRWLSDKCFIARNADNARGPIIVGIAEDITEKKQLEGELQRLATVDVLTQSSNRRYFFECAQREFDLARQYATSLAFQLLDIDDFKRINDNHGHQMGDQVLQRVAQCGSSVLRRGDLFGRIGGEEFALLLPGCQPDLAEQIAERLQREIQRLVFTSPDGQRFGVTISLGVTYLRVSDPDLSALFARADAAMYTAKRLGKNQVIVS encoded by the coding sequence ATGAATTTGGTGAACCAGCGAAGCGAAGCGGGGGGTGGCATTCTCCCTCCGACCGAGGCGCAAACCTTGTTGGCCTTGATGCACGCCCGCGCCGAGGTCGAGCGCTTGAGCGAGCGGGAGCAACTGTTCAGCACGCTGATGGGCGCCGTCAACGCGGTGCTTTGGGCATTTGATTGGCAAGCCCAGCAGATGATCTACGTCAGTCCGGCGTACGAGCAGGTATTCGGTCGTTCCGCCGCTTTGCTGCTGGCGGATTTCGACGAGTGGCGCAACAGCATCTATCCGGACGATTCGGAATACGCCCAGCAGAGCATGCTCGACGTGCTGGACAAGGGCTCCGTCGAAGGCCGGGAATACCGCATCATTCGCGCCGACGGACAGCTGCGTTGGCTTAGCGACAAATGCTTCATCGCACGCAACGCGGACAACGCGCGCGGGCCGATCATTGTCGGAATCGCCGAAGACATCACGGAAAAAAAGCAGCTTGAAGGCGAGCTGCAGCGTCTGGCCACCGTCGATGTGCTGACCCAGAGCAGCAACCGCCGTTACTTCTTCGAGTGCGCCCAGCGCGAGTTCGACCTGGCTCGCCAATACGCCACCTCGCTGGCGTTTCAGCTGCTGGACATCGACGACTTCAAACGGATCAATGATAACCATGGCCACCAGATGGGCGATCAGGTGTTGCAGCGCGTCGCTCAGTGCGGTTCGTCCGTGTTGCGCCGTGGGGACCTGTTCGGCCGCATTGGCGGAGAAGAGTTCGCCTTGCTGCTACCCGGTTGCCAGCCAGACCTCGCCGAGCAGATCGCCGAACGCCTTCAGCGTGAGATTCAGCGACTGGTCTTTACCAGCCCCGATGGCCAGCGCTTCGGCGTCACCATCAGTCTTGGGGTGACCTACCTTCGGGTCAGCGACCCGGACCTCAGCGCGCTGTTCGCGCGCGCCGATGCGGCGATGTATACCGCCAAGCGCCTGGGCAAGAATCAGGTGATCGTCAGCTAA